One genomic region from Amaranthus tricolor cultivar Red isolate AtriRed21 chromosome 12, ASM2621246v1, whole genome shotgun sequence encodes:
- the LOC130797259 gene encoding uncharacterized protein LOC130797259, whose product MASAITRPTTFSFHLTSPSPTKPRTQFTTPTIFSKTHKFFTLQTPSNLPNITPKSVDVSKEDKPISEQPNSEEPSSLESQDLDKRRLEEKFAVLNTGIYECRSCGYRYDESAGDPSYPIAPGLPFGQLPEDWRCPTCGAAKSFFESKSVEIAGFAQNQQFGLGGNSLTSGQKALIIYGSLFLFFCLFLSGYFLQ is encoded by the coding sequence ATGGCTTCTGCCATTACAAGACCAACAACATTCTCATTTCATCTCACTTCACCTTCTCCTACAAAACCCAGAACCCAATTCACTACACCAACTATTTTCTCTAAAACCCACAAATTTTTCACTCTTCAAACACCCTCAAATCTACCCAATATCACCCCAAAATCAGTTGATGTGTCAAAAGAAGACAAACCCATTTCAGAACAGCCAAATTCAGAAGAACCCAGTTCATTAGAATCACAGGATCTTGATAAGCGTAGATTGGAGGAGAAATTTGCAGTTTTAAACACTGGAATTTATGAGTGTAGATCCTGTGGGTATAGGTATGATGAATCTGCTGGTGATCCAAGCTACCCTATAGCACCAGGGTTACCCTTTGGGCAGTTACCTGAAGATTGGAGGTGCCCTACTTGTGGGGCTGCTAAGAGCTTTTTTGAGAGTAAGAGTGTTGAAATTGCTGGATTTGCCCAAAATCAACAGTTTGGATTAGGGGGTAATTCTCTTACATCTGGCCAAAAGGCTCTAATTATTTATGGTagcttgttcttgttcttttgtttgtttttatcaGGGTATTTCTTGCAATAG
- the LOC130797260 gene encoding probable transcription factor At5g28040, translating into MATEEDQPIYAFDDDEDDEDDSETLNGAVPDDDVVVDSDSSSGDSAAVTVAIPSSASISVAVPPPITPSNAVTVALPDPKRQLSCSPIVNPEKKPIDDSRRLFQRLWTDEDEIELLNGFLEYTANRSTTFSGHHHDTAAFYDQIKSKLQLEFNKNQLVEKLRRLKKKYRNVLSKMSSGKEFVFKSPHDQQTFEISRKIWTNLSPNFRGVAEFDDDDQNPNPNANQLALACATPPRPPNSSFVISHINLNSAAAAANSSTPMMVDQKPGSSGIYSINNNSVTPNNVVGFDVMMSNLNIPAAKLSSRKKPRIGKIDEKFVRPVNLSGNVGVEGMNVDENTNVNNNHNNNNVSNISTNSSNINLGSTMQGLIEEAVRSCLSPMVKQLVNNTVNGAVFGGSGGGIKGLGSLSLNAVPLSLSGVNVLGGSCGNVMGDKWRKQQILELEVYSKRLELVQDQIKMSLEELRSQGN; encoded by the coding sequence ATGGCTACCGAGGAAGACCAGCCCATCTACGCTTTCgacgatgatgaagatgatgaagatgatagtGAAACTCTCAATGGGGCTGTTCCTGATGACGATGTCGTCGTAGATTCCGATTCTTCGTCTGGAGATTCTGCCGCTGTTACTGTCGCTATACCTTCTTCTGCTTCAATCTCTGTTGCTGTTCCTCCTCCTATTACTCCGTCTAATGCCGTTACCGTTGCTCTTCCTGACCCGAAACGACAGCTGTCTTGTTCTCCGATTGTGAATCCTGAGAAAAAGCCGATCGATGATTCTAGAAGGCTTTTTCAACGTCTTTGGACTGATGAGGATGAGATCGAGCTGCTCAATGGTTTTCTCGAGTATACTGCTAATCGTAGTACGACGTTTTCTGGTCATCATCATGATACGGCGGCGTTTTATGACCAGATCAAATCCAAACTTCAATTGGAGTTCAATAAGAATCAGTTGGTGGAGAAATTGAGGAGGTTGAAGAAGAAGTATCGGAATGTCTTAAGTAAAATGAGTTCTGGTAAAGAGTTTGTTTTCAAGAGCCCACACGATCAACAAACTTTTGAAATTTCTCGAAAAATTTGGACTAATTTGTCTCCGAATTTCCGTGGTGTTGCTGAATTTGATGATGACGAtcaaaaccctaaccctaatgcTAATCAATTAGCACTTGCTTGCGCGACTCCGCCAAGGCCGCCAAATAGCAGTTTTGTTATCAGTCACATCAACCTCAACAGTGCTGCGGCTGCAGCCAATTCATCTACACCTATGATGGTTGATCAGAAACCAGGTAGTAGTGGAATTTATAGCATCAATAATAATTCTGTTACTCCTAATAATGTTGTTGGTTTTGATGTCATGATGTCAAATTTGAATATTCCTGCTGCGAAATTGTCGTCTAGGAAGAAGCCTAGGATTGGGAAAATTGATGAAAAGTTTGTGAGACCTGTGAATTTGAGTGGAAATGTTGGTGTAGAGGGTATGAATGTCGATGAAAATACTAATGTtaacaacaatcacaataataataatgttagtAATATTAGTACTAATAGTAGTAATATCAATCTTGGTTCAACAATGCAAGGGTTGATAGAGGAGGCAGTGAGGAGTTGTTTGTCACCAATGGTTAAACAGTTGGTGAATAATACTGTGAATGGGGCGGTGTTTGGAGGCAGTGGTGGTGGGATTAAGGGACTTGGGTCATTGTCTTTGAACGCGGTTCCTTTGAGTTTGTCAGGGGTGAATGTGTTGGGCGGTAGTTGTGGCAATGTAATGGGTGATAAGTGGAGAAAACAGCAGATCTTAGAGCTTGAAGTGTATTCAAAGCGTTTAGAGTTGGTTCAAGATCAAATCAAGATGTCGTTAGAGGAGCTCAGATCGCAAGGGAATTAA